Proteins from a genomic interval of Euleptes europaea isolate rEulEur1 chromosome 18, rEulEur1.hap1, whole genome shotgun sequence:
- the LOC130490779 gene encoding olfactory receptor 5B21-like, whose amino-acid sequence MPGSRSSSDQLKLEFESGSRFNYYPLLDLTKVFIFPAQIYPVARCLYCLLCVQIPFCALLFLIEALFYKILYFLQLIQNRTNLTANTIFILLGFSDHPELQMLLFLAFLTIYMLTVAGNLIIVVLVVSDEHLHTPMYFFLGNLSCLEICYTSTILPRLLFSLLTGDRIISVHGCMGQYLFFVVLAVAECYLLAVMSYDRYLAICKPLRYTSLMNSRVCIWLIAISWMSGLLNVSIVTSLLWQLMFCGPNKIEHFFCDLAPMLKLSCSNTDLAELVIFIFSSINTVLPFLLTLISYINIIITILQMKTKASRQKAFSTCSSHLAVVILFYGSLICVYVLPETTMLKGLHRIFSLFYTVYTPMLNPFIYSLRNREVKAAFFRTATKIVNIALTFP is encoded by the coding sequence AtgcctggctcaaggtcatccagtgatcAACTCAAGttggaatttgaatctgggtccaGGTTCAACTACTACCCCTTGCTGGATCTAACCAAAGTCTTTATATTCCCTGCACAAATTTATCCAGTTGCCAGGTGTCTTTATTGTCTATTGTGTGTACAAATTCCATTCTGTGCACTATTGTTTTTAATTGAAGCTTTATTTTATAAAATCCTTTATTTCCTACAGCTAATACAGAACAGAACAAACCTCACTGCCAACACAATCTTCATTCTCCTGGGATTCAGCGATCACCCAGAGCTTCAGATGCTTCTCTTCCTGGCTTTCCTCACAATCTACATGCTTACTGTAGCTGGCAATCTCATCATTGTTGTGCTTGTTGTCAGTGATGAGCATCTCCAcacccccatgtatttcttcctagGGAACCTGTCATGCTTGGAGATCTGCTACACATCCACCATCCTACCCAGATTGCTCTTCAGTCTGCTGACAGGAGATAGAATCATTTCGGTTCATGGTTGCATGGGACAATACCTCTTCTTTGTTGTCTTAGCAGTTGCAGAGTGTTATCTCTTGGCCGTGATGTCATATGACCGATACTTAGCCATCTGTAAACCTCTGAGGTACACATCTCTCATGAATAGCCGAGTCTGCATTTGGCTTATTGCCATCTCTTGGATGAGTGGGCTGCTAAATGTTAGCATAGTCACTTCACTCTTGTGGCAGTTAATGTTTTGCGGTCCCAACAAAATTGAGCATTTCTTTTGTGACCTAGCCCCCATGTTAAAGCTCTCCTGCAGCAACACTGACTTAGCAGAACTGgtcattttcattttttcctcCATAAACACTGTACTCCCCTTCTTACTTACCCTGATCTCATACATTAATATTATCATCACCATCCTCCAAATGAAGACCAAGGCTTCGAGGCAGAAGGCCTTCTCCACTTGTTCGTCCCACCTCGCTGTAGTGATTCTTTTCTATGGGTCTCTGATTTGTGTCTATGTACTTCCAGAAACTACCATGCTGAAGGGGCTTCATCGAATCTTCTCCCTGTTTTACACGGTCTACACTCCCATGCTTAACCCTTTTATATACAGTCTGAGAAACAGAGAGGTCAAGGCTGCTTTTTTTAGAACTGCAACTAAAATTGTCAATATAGCTCTTACCTTCCCTTAA
- the LOC130490778 gene encoding olfactory receptor 1020-like, translating into MGSRTTISHIHPPTEIHFELIQNRTNLTANTIFILLGFSYHPELQTLLFLAFLTIFMLTVVGNLVIVVLVVSDGHLHTLMYFFLGNLSCLEICYTSTIIPRLVFCLLTGDRTISVHGCILQYFFFGSLASTECYLLAVMSYDRYLPICRPLRNTYLMNGRICFGLLAISWMTGVVNVSVITPLLLFCVPNEIEHFFCDLAPLFKLSCNSTHLVELVTFIFASIHTLPPFLLTLISYLCIIINILQMRSKASRQKAFSTCSSHFIVVTLFYGSLICVCLLPETNTWKELHKTFSLFYTSFTPMFNPLIYSLRNREIKAALVRTATKIVNVTHTLSL; encoded by the coding sequence CTAATACAGAACAGAACAAATCTCACTGCCAACACAATCTTCATTCTCCTGGGATTCAGCTATCACCCAGAGCTTCAGACTCTTCTCTTCCTGGCTTTCCTCACAATCTTCATGCTTACTGTGGTTGGCAATCTCGTCATCGTTGTGCTTGTTGTCAGCGATGGGCATCTCCACACCCTCATGTATTTCTTCCTAGGGAATTTGTCCTGCTTGGAGATTTGCTACACATCAACCATCATACCCAGATTGGTCTTCTGTCTGCTGACTGGGGATAGAACTATTTCTGTTCATGGTTGCATTCTACAATATTTCTTCTTTGGTTCTTTAGCATCTACGGAATGTTACCTTCTGGCCGTGATGTCCTACGATCGATATTTACCCATATGCAGACCATTGCGAAACACATATCTTATGAATGGCAGGATTTGTTTTGGGCTTCTTGCCATCTCTTGGATGACCGGTGTGGTAAATGTCAGTGTAATAACACCACTTTTGTTATTTTGTGTCCCCAATGAAATTGAACATTTCTTTTGTGACTTAGCCCCTCTGTTCAAACTTTCCTGCAACAGCACCCACTTAGTGGAACTTGTAACTTTCATTTTTGCCTCCATACACACCTTGCCTCCATTTCTACTTACCCTCATCTCATATCTGTGTATCATCATCAATATTCTCCAAATGAGGTCCAAGGCTTCCAGACAGAAGGCCTTCTCCACTTGTTCCTCCCATTTCATTGTAGTGACACTTTTTTATGGGTCTCTGATTTGTGTCTGTTTACTTCCGGAAACAAACACATGGAAGGAGCTTCATAAAACCTTCTCCCTTTTTTATACCAGCTTCACTCCAATGTTCAACCCTCTTATATACAGTCTGAGAAACAGAGAGATCAAGGCTGCCCTTGTTAGAACTGCCACTAAAATTGTCAATGTAACTCATACCTTATCTTTATGA